CGGTGCGCTCTTGACTCGCAGTCGTCTTGACAGCGTAGATTCCCATTAGACGCCACCACCTGCCGGGAGGAGGAGCATGATCGCGCCGATGACGAACCCGATCAGACCGACGAACAGGATTCCTGCACCGGCGATTTTCGCTACCTGCGAGAACTCCTCGGTCGTGGGTGTCGTCGCCATCTTCAGCACCCGGACGTACGAGGTGAGGTCGTAGGGGATATCCATATCTGTCTGTTCACAACGCGGCGTCTTTTATCTGTCTTTCGTGTTTTGCGGACTATCGGTTCGACCGGCCACGCCAGTCGCCCGTCCTGCTCGAGACCGTCGCTCGAGCTACCGGTCGACGTTGCATGCGACGGCCCGGGGGCCAAACCGTCGGAGCGCGAACGATCGGCTATGGCAGAGGACAACGTCGACCGCGCGAACGAACAGGAAGCGGAGCGCGAGGCCGAAATCGAAGCGGAACTCGAGCGCATCGACCGCGATCCGGACGAGGTCGACGACGGCGACGGCGACCTCGGCGCACAGAACGCGCCGCGGGAGGACGCGGAAGAACTCGAGGATCTGGAGGAGGCGGAACCGGTAGAAGCGGAAGAGGAAGAAGAGGAAGAAAAAACCTGAACGCCGAAATTCTGACCCGTCACTTTTCGACGAGACCTGGGATCTACTCGATCGCCGGCAGCACCTCGTCCTCGTAGAACTCGACGAACTCGGCCTGGTTCGAGCCGATCTGGTGGACGACGACGTGGTCGAAGCCGGCGTCGACGTACTCCCGGATCGTCTCGATGTGTTCGTCGGGATCTGACCCGCAGGTGAGCAGGTCCGCGATGTCGTCCTCGGAAACCGCTTCGGTGGCCTGCTCGAAGTGTGCCGTCGTCGGCAGTTCCCACATGAGATCGCCGGGCAGTCCCTCGATCGTCCAGTTCTCGTAGGCCTGCTCGATCGCTTCGGCCTCGTCTTCAGCGTAACAGACCCCGACTTCGCCGTAGCGGGGCTTGTCTTCGCCGCCGCCGGCTTCGAACGCCTCGATCAGGTCCTCGTCGGGCCGGACCGCGATGAGGCCGTCACCGAACTCGCCCGCGAAGCGCGCCGTCTTCGGTCCGTCGGCGGCGATCGGAATCGGCGGCGTCTCGTCGGGCAGCGTGTAGAGCCGCGCGTTTTCGACCGTGTAGTACTCGCCGTGGTAACTCGTCGTCTCGCCCTCCCAGAGGGCGCGGACGATCTCGACGGCCTCCTCGAGCATCTCGAGGCGGACCTCGTGTTCGGGCCACCGCTGACCGGTGACGTGCTCGTTGAGTTTCTCGCCGGTGCCGAGGCCGAGCGAGAACCCGTTGGGTGCCATCGTCGCGGCGGTGGCGGCCGCCTGCGCGACGATCGCGGGGTGGACGCGGATGATCGGGCAGGTGGTCGCGGTCCCCAGCGGGAGGTCGTCGACCGCCTGCGAGATTCCGCCGAGCACGTTCCAGACCAGCGGACTCTCGCCCTGGCTCGAGAGCCAGGGGTGGTAGTGATCGGAGATCAGCGCGAAGTCGAACGCCGACTGGTCGGCGAGACGGGCGTACTCGACGAGGTCGTTCGGGCCGTGCTCCTCGCAGATGAGTTTGTAGCCGACGTCGGTCATGTTACGACTGCGGGAACGGCGGCTGCTCGCCCGGCTCTCCACCCGGCTGACCGCCGATCGGGGGCTGCTGCCGGTCGAACTCCTGTCGCGCGGCGAGTTCCAGTTCGACGGTCTCGCGCTCGCCGTCGCGGACGACCTCGAGTTCGATCGTATCGCCGGGCGAGGTCTCGAGCGCCAGGTACGAGAGCAACTGGGCCTGGGTCGTCACCTCCTGGCCGTCGATGGCGACGATGACGTCGCCGCTTCCCGGCTGGCCCGCACTGGCCGGCTGCAACGCGCCGTCCGCGGGCGAGTTCGGGACGACCTGGGCGACGAGCACGCCGGTCGCCTCCTCGAGGCCGACCGTCTCCGCGATCTCCGGGCCGACGGGGACCACGCCGACGCCCATGTAGGAGTGCTCGTAGGTGCCGTCCTCGACGAGCGCGGGGACGACCCGGTTGGCGAGGCGCGCGGAGATCGCGAAGCCGATCGTCTGGCTCGCGCCGGCGAAGACGACTCCCACCACCTCGCCCTCGAGGTTCACCAGCGGGCCGCCGCTGTTGCCGGGGTTGATCGGCGCGTCGGTCTGGATCGTCGCCGGGATCGAGTTGCCGACCGGGCTCGGCAGGACCCGGTTCGTGCCGCTGACGATCCCCTGCGAGACCGAGGCATCGAGGCCCAGCGGGTTGCCGATCGCAAGGACCTCCTGCCCGATGGCGGGTTCGGACTCGACGAGCGACAGGGGTTCGGCAGAATCGGGCATGTTCTCGACGCTCAGCACGGCGATATCGCTGTACGGGTCCGTGCCGACGATCGACGCCGTCGCCCACTCCTGGTTGTTGAACTGGATCTCGATGCCGCCCTCGGTCGCGCCCTGCACGACGTGGTTGTTCGTGACGATGTACTGGTCGTCGACGACGAACCCGGAGCCGAGCCCGCCACCGCCGCCGCGACCGTCGGTCGGACCGAGGGACACGGTGACCAGCACGACGGAATCGATCGTGTTGCGGTACACTTCGGTGTACTGGCTCTCGGGGGCCGAGCTACCCTGGTCGTCCGACGGTTCCGCTCCGTCGCTCGAGTCGTCGGTTTCGTTCTGTGCGGCCGTACTCGCGGTCCCGACGCCGAGTATCGAGGCGGCGCCGGCGGCGCGGAGGAGTCGTCGTCGACTGACGTGATCTGGAGTCACGCCCGGAGCTACCCCGACGAGCGCCGTAAAACGGGTCCCGGAATTGTCAGCCGGTCGTATCGCGGGGTTCCGGACGAACGCCGGCCGGACGATCGGTAGAAGAAAACCGAAGCTTCGCGGGCCCGACGAAGCTACGCTTCGTCGAACAACGCTGAGCGAGGCTCAGCGAGTTTGACGTCGGCTTACGCCTCGTCAAACAACTCCTCACCGTCGACCATGTGCTCCTCGACGGTATCGAGATCGAGCGTCACGCCGAGGCCCGGTTCTTCCGGAATCTCGAGGTAGCCGTCCTCGATGAGGTCTTCTTCGACGAGGTCGCCCCACCAGCCGAGTTCGTAGGAGTGGTACTCGAGGGCCAGGGAGTTCGAAACCGCGGCGCCGACGTGGGCGCTGGCGACGGTGCCGACCGGCGAGGCGACGTTGTGCATCGCAACCGGCACGTAGTAGGTATCTGCCAGATCCGCGATCTTGCGGGTCTCGCGCATGCCGCCGACCTTGGGCATGTCCGGCGCGACGATGTCCAGCGCCTGTTCCTCGATCAGGCGACGCTGGCCGTGCTTGCGGTAGACGTTCTCGCCGACCGTGATCGGCGTCGTCGTCGACTGCGTGACCTCCTTCTGGACGTCGTGATTTTCCGGCGGAACGGGGTCCTCGAGCCACCAGACGTCGTACTCCTCGAGGCGTTCGGCGAGTCGCTTCGCGCTGCCGCCGGAGAAGGTCCAGTGGCAGTCGAAGGCGACGTCGGCGCGGTCGCCGACGCGCTCGGTGACCTTCTCGACGATCTCGGCCTTGTGCTCGATCTCGGGCTCGCGGAGATGGCGGTTCGCGCGGTCTTTCTCGTGGCCCGAGGGGACGTCGAGGTCGAACTTCAGGGCGTCGTAGCCGAGTTCCTCGACGACGCGTTCGGCCTCGTCGGCGCAGGCGTCGGGGTCGGCTTCCTCCTCGGTGTGGCAGTCGCAGTAGACGCGCATCTCGTCGCGGTACTTGCCGCCCAGCAACTGGTAGGCTGGGATCTCGAGGATCTTCCCCGCCAGATCGTGCAGCGCGACCTCGATGCCCGAGATGGCGGTGATGGTGACGCCGCCGATCGAGCCCTCGCCGGACATCTTCTGGACGAGGTGCTCGTAGAGCCGGTCGATGTCCAGCGGATTCTCGCCGACGATGAACGGCTTCATCCGCTCGATCAGTTCGGGAACGCCGGCGCCCCAGTAGGCCTCGCCGGTGCCGACGATGCCCGCGTCGGTGTAGATGCGGACGAGGGTCCACGGGAAGTTGCCGTCGACCATCGTCGTCTGGACGTCCGTGATCTCGACGTCGCGGTCGCCGCCGCGGTCGCGGGTCACGCCCATCGTTTCGGCCGAGAGGTCACGCATCGTATACTCGGCGTTCGGATCGTGCAACTGCGAGTAATCGACTCCCATGGGAGAATCCCTTACTCCGACAGTAGTAATAGTTTCTATCTCGTGAGTGAGTCGGCGGCTGAGGCGTTCGCGTCGGGGCTCGTCAGAGCGCCGAGAACTCGACGGCCGTCTTGATGACGCCGTCGCCGGTTTCGAAGGCCCGCTGGAACTCCTCGAGGCCGTAGACGCCGGTCACGAGGTCGTCGGTGAGCCACGTCGGCAGCTGCGAGAGGGTGTCGACGGCCGACTCGAAGTGGCCGCGGTGGGAGTTGACGGTCCCGAGCAGCGCCTTGTTGTGCAGGACCATCTCGCGGTGGAGCCGCCCGCCGTCGACCTCGAACTCCCAGGGCTCGGGGACGCCGAGGAGGACGCCGACGCCGTTGGGCGCGAGCGCGTCGACCGTCTCGAAGGCGTGCTTCGCGTAGCCGGTGGCCTCGTAGACGAAGTCGACCGACTCGTAGACCTCGGGAATCTCGGGAACCGGCGTCTCGCGCGAGTCGATGTACGTCGCGCCGAGGTCCTCGACGATGTCGATCGTCGGGTCCGGCCGATCCCGCCGCCCGAGACAGTAGGTCCGCTCGACGTCGAGGACGTCCGCGAACATCCCGAGCGTCAGCAGGCCGAGCGAGCCGTTGCCCAGCACCAGCGCCGACTCGAGGTCCCAGTCGAACGCCGAGCGGGAGGCGACGGCGTGTTCGATCGCCTTCTCGGAGATGCTGATCGGTTCCACGAGGAAGCCGAGGTGGGCGAACTCCTCGGGGATCGGAACGAGATACTCCGCCGGGCTGGTGAAGTACTCGGCCATGAACCCGTGGGCGCCGACGATCCCGCGCTCGACGTACTCGCCCTCGGGCGCCATGTCGGGTTCGCCGCGCTCGAAGTACTCGTTGTCCCGGCCGTTCGGCCGCCGTCGGACCGTCGGCACGACGATCTGGCCCTCCTCGAGGTCGGTCCCGTTCGGGTCTTCGACGACGCCGACGGCTTCGTGGCCGAGCACGAGTTGCGTATCGTCGTCCGGCACGTCGCCGTGGTGGCCCGCGATGACTTCGTGGTCGGTCCCGTCGACGCCCACGCGAAGGGTGCGCACGAGCGCCTCCCCGGCCGCTGGTTCGGGTCGGGGCCGTTCGACGAGCGTCGGTTCGCCGGCCCCCGGTTCGACTGCGATCGCTTGCATACCTCTCCCAAGGCTCGCCTCGAATAAAAGATTTACCTAGTCCGTAGTAAAGAATTCGAGAATAGAAATAGTCCCTTTTAGACGCTCTCGAGGCGTTAATCCGGTTCTACAGGTACAATTATCGAGTACGGGGGTGGTTCCCATGGGTCCGGTTCTGAGTGTACGGAGCGTCGAATCGGCGGATCATCGACGGGACCCGCGGCTACCGGTCGACGAGAACGAACCGACGGTTCATCGACCCGAACGAAAAGACTCGAGCCGGCGGGCCACTCACTCGCTGCGGGCGTCTTCGACGGCTTCGACGAACGATTCGGCGTGCTCCCGAACGCCGTCCATGTCGTCGTCCGCGATGGCGTCGTAGTCGATCAGCGCGCTGCCGGCGCCGACGGCGAGCGCGCCGGCCTCGAAGTAGTCGGCGACGTTGTCCGCGGCGACGCCGCCGGTCGGGATGATCTCGACGTTGCCTAGCGGCCCCTTGAGCGCGCCGATATGGTCCGGCCCGACCGTTGCGGCGGGGAACATCTTGAGAATGTCTGCGCCGGCCTCGAGGGCGGTGACCGCCTCCGTCGGGGTCATGACGCCGGGCGAGGCGAGCACGTTGTGGCGGTTGCAGGTCCGGATGATCTCCCGATCGACGTGGGGAGAGACGACAAAGGTCGCGCCCGCGTCGATCACCGACTCGGCGGTCGCGGCGTCGAGGACGGTCCCGGCGCCGACGACCACGTCGGGATCGGCCAGTTCCCGATCGACTGCGGCGATCTTGTCGCGGGCGTGAGGCTCGTCGGCCGTGATCTCGAGCGCGTCGACCCCACCCTCGTGGAGCGCGCGGGCGACGGGGACGATCCGCTCCGCGCTGATCCCGCGCATGACGGCGATAACGCCGCTCTCGACGATTCGCTCCTCGACCGTTCGTTTGTTGGTCATTGGCGACACCTCCATACGGAACCGAGGGTTCGCGTCCGAGTCGACCCGCGAGTCGCTGGGCGCAGTGCGTTCGCGTTCATCGGGTCGGCGTTCACCACCTACCCGCAAGAAGGTCGGGGCGGAATGCGCGTGCGAGCGAAAGCGGCCGCGCTACTCCTCGACCTCGAGCGGCCGAATCGTCACCGACTGCGCCTCGAAGTCCTCGAGGAAGGCGCCGGCGCCGCCGATCGTGTACCGCTCGCCGTCGACGTCGATCTCGAACGCGTTCTCGATCGGCACGGTCGACGTCGCGGGGCGAACGAGGCTCTGCCGGACGTCGACGACCTCGCCGGTCAGCGTCGACGGGAGGTCGCGGTCGCCGACCGGCGAACCCGTCACCGTCACCTCGAGCGGCGTATCCGTCGCCCGGTGGAGCGCGATCTGGAAGACCGCGTGGCGGAATCCCTCGTAGGTCGCGGGAAGGTCGGCCGCCGTCGTCACGTACCGTTCCTCCGCGATCGGCCAGTAGTTCGCCAAAAAGGAGCCGGCGAGGACGGGGACGAGTTGCTCCTGCGAGAGGGCGATCGCCTTCGTGTCGCTCGTCGAGGTCGTCAGCAGTTGGCTCGGCGAGAGCAGGCCGTGTCGGCGATCGACCGTCACCATCGTCGGGACGAGGGCGTTCCAGGTCCGAACCGTACTCGCGATGCCGGCGAGCGACGCCATATCGACGTCGCTGTCGGCCGTCCCGAGCAGGAGCAAGACGAGCACGCCCCGTTCGGCGGTCTCCTCGAGCGTTTCGCGGACCTGCGGCAGCACCGACGCGGGGATCGAGAGCGTGACCTCGGTCTCGGCCTCAGAAAGCAAGCTCTCGATGCGCTTCTGGACGGTCTGGCGGGATTTGATCACCTCGAACTGCTCGGTCGGTCGCTCGGTCGTCGTGTAGCGCGATCGCAACTCCGGTTCCATCTCCTCGACGCTGCGGGTGAGCCGGTCGACGACCGTCTCCGGGTCGACCGGGCGGATCACCGTCGGCACCGCGTGATCGTCCACCTCGACGAACCCGCGTTCCTCGAGTTCTTCGCTGATACTGTAGACGTAGCGCTTGGAGACGTCGGCGGCGTCAGCGATCGTGCTCGCTTTCGACTCTCCGTGGTCGAGAATCGCGAGATACGTGTCGATTTCCTTCTCGGAGAGGCCGAACCGCTCGAGGAGTCCGGCGAGCCCGTCTGTATCCATGAGTTCCCAGTGTGTGCCGGATTGTAGCGGCCGCTGAAAAAGATTCCCTGTTAGCCACGCTACCGGCCGTTCACGATCTAAAATAGGGAACACATATTACAACAAATTTTAATCGAAGAGGGTCATACGGGTGGGTACGATGAAACTACAAAGCGCCCTGAACGACGTTAAACGATCGCGGGGCGATCCCTGTCGGTTCCCCGGCGAACGCCGGTCAACCGCGGGACTGTTCTCGGGACTCGGCGACCGACTCGTTCACGTCGCGCCTGACGGTTCGATCAGGGACTACTCCTATCCGCTCTCCGGCTTGGTCGGTATCGAGCGGTCGCGGTTCGGCGTCGAAATCGACGGTACCGTCTACTGGCTCGAGGAGGGCGACCAGCGCTACATCGACGGGACGACCGTCGTCGAGACGGTCCACGAAATCGACGAGTGGACGCTTCGCCAGTACGACGTCACGGTCGGCACGCTGCATCTCACGTACTTCGAACTCGAGACCGGCGATGACGCCGCGTCGGCGGATGCGACGATTCACGCGTGTCTCGGATTCGCCCCCGAAGGACGGGTCTGTCGAACCGGCCAGCTTCGCCACGACGATGCCGTCGAGATTTATCACGATCGTGAGCGGGACTACGTGACTGCTTCGACGCCGCTCGAGATCGGCGGACAGGTTCCGCCGTACTTCGAGGATCTGCTCGATTCGGAGCCGACCGACCTTGCCGGCACCGATGGTGACGGGCGCTATGAGGAGACGCGACTCAGTCCGATCGCGACGGCCGAAATTGAACTGACCGGACACCACCCGAGCACGACGGTCGCAACGTTGCTAACCGACGCCGAGGAGGACGAGACACGAGCCGAGGCCCTCGAGCGCGTCCGTGCCGGGGCGGCCGACCACGACGACCGCGCGGCGATCCTCGAAGCGGACCGACGACAGGTTCGGGAGCGATTACCCGACGTAGCGGGGGCGACTGACGGTCGCGTCGACGGCATCGTCGAGGACCTGCGCGCGCTGTCGCTGCTGCGAGCGTCGAACGGCGCCCGGATCGCCGGCCCCGAGTTCGATCCGTTCTTCCGGTACTCCGGCGGCTACGGCTACACCTGGTTCCGTGACGACGCTGAAATCGCCGGTTTCCTACTGGCCGCGGATCGCGAGGCCGACCTCGGGCTCGAGGCGTGGCACCGGCAAAGCGCCCGGTTCTACGTCGAGACGCAACTCGCAGACGGCACCTGGCCACACCGCGTCTGGGCCCACAACGGCGAGATCGCACCCGGCTGGGCGAACGGTCGCCTCGAGGGCGACGCTGCAGGGACGGACTACCAGGCCGACCAGACCGCGAGCGTCGCGACCTTCCTCGCAACGTATCTCCGAGTCGTCGACGACGGGGACAACGCGGTCCGCGAGGCGCTGCTCGCGGCGCTCGACGGGCTCGACGCGACCCTCGCGGAGGACGGCCTGCCCGAACGCGTCCAGAACGCCTGGGAGAACATGACCGGCCGGTTCACCCACACCGCGGCGACCTACCTCGAGGCCTACGCCGCGATCGCGCGGGCGCCGATCGACGCCGAGTACCGGGAGCGAGCGGCCGAGAACGCGCGAGCCGTCTACGACGCGATCGATCGGCTGTGGGTGCCCGACCGGGAGTGTTACGCGCTGCGTCTCGACGGCGACGAACCGGACGAGCGCCTCGACGGCAGTACGTTCGCGCTCGCGTCCGCCCACGCCGAATACGCGGCACTCGAGGACGCGACGATCGACGACGAGCGGATCGAACGGCTCGTCTCTCACCTCGAGACGACGCTCGAAGGGCTCTACCGCGACCCTGACGGGCCGATCGAGGGCCTGGCGCGGTTCGAGGACGACCCGTGGCGCGTGAAAGAACAGGCCGAACCGAAGGTCTGGACGGTCACGACCGCGTGGGGCGCCCACGCGGCCGCCGAGTTCGGCGAGCTGCTCGCCGCTCGAGATCACGAAGCTGCCGACGCGTTCGACGAGTGGGCGCGAGATCTGCTCGCGCTTGTCGAACCGGGCGGGACGCTACGCGGAGACGGGGAGTACCTGCCGGAGCAGTTCTTCGACGACGGCACGCCCGACAGCGCGACACCGCTGGGTTGGCCTCACGCACTGCGGCTAACGACGGCGATCACACTGGAGGGCAGGGAGCCGGCCCGCGTCGAGGAGCCCCTCGATACGTAATCACGGCAATTCGACTCGTCTCCGCCGCGGGAATCCGCCGCGATTTACGATGCACCTGGCCGTCGATACCGAGACTACGACGCCGTTTTTCGGCGCGGACGCATTCGCTAGTGAGTATATTTAAGTGCGCATCTTTCAAGCAGATCGAATATGGCAATCCATCGTGAAGGAGTTCATCACAGATCTAAGAGCAGCTATGCGTACGCGTACGACGAGGAAACCGTTCACGTCCGACTCCGGACGATGCGCGGGGACGTCGCGGAGTGTACGCTCCTCCACGGCGATAAGTTCGACTGGCCGGACAGCGCGACCAGGACACGGATGGAACGGATCGGCCGCGACGAGCGGTTCGACTACTGGCAAGTCTCGGTCCGGCCGCCCCGCCGCCGACTCTGTTATGCGTTTCACCTGTCCGATGGCGACGAGTCGCTCTGGGTTACTGAGTGGGGATTCGAGTCGAAGCCGCTGTCGGAGTTGCCGACGGCCGGCGAACGGCGTCCGCTACACTACTTCGAGTACCCGTTCCTACATCCAACTGACGTCCACGACCCGCCGGAGTGGGTCTCCGATGCCGTTTTTTACCAAATCTTCCCCGAACGGTTTGCCAACGGCGATCCCGAGCGAAGCCCGGAATCCGTCGAAGAATGGGGTGGTGAACCGACGCTCGACAACTTCTTCGGCGGCGATCTACAGGGGATCATCGACAACCTCGACTACCTCGAGGATCTTGGGGTTTCGGCGCTCTATCTCACACCCATCTTCGAGTCGCGGTCGAATCACAAGTACAACACGACCGACTACACCAGCGTCGACCCGCACTTCGGTGACGAGGAAACGCTCCGGCAACTCACTGAACAGGCCCACGACCGCGGGATCCGCGTGATGTTGGACGCCGTCTTCAACCACTGCGGCCGGGAGTTCGAACCGTTTCAGGACGTCGTCGAGAACGGACGGGAGTCAGAATACGCCGACTGGTTCCACGTCCACGAGTTCCCGATCGAATTCGAGCCGCGACCGAACTACGATACCTTCGGGTTCGAAGCCTACATGCCGAAGCTCAATACCGAGAACCCCGAGGTGAAGGAGTACCTCCTCGACGTCGCGGCGTACTGGGTCGACGAGATCGGGATTGACGGGTGGCGTCTCGACGTTGCCGACGAGGTCGACCACGCGTTCTGGCGGGAACTCCGCGAGGAGGTGAAAGCGATCGATCCCGACGTCTACATTCTGGGCGAGATTTGGCACGACTCGCGGGCTTGGCTCCGCGGCGATCAGTTCGACGCGGTGATGAACTACCCCTTCTCCTACGCCGTCATCGATTTCCTGATCGAACGCGACCTCGACGCCGGGGAATTCGCGGATAAGGCGACGCGTTTCCTCGGGCGATATCCGGAGCAGGTCAACGAGGTTCTGTTCAACCTCCTCGGGAGCCACGATACGCCGCGATTGCTGTACCGTTGCGACGGCGACGAACGGCTCCTCCGGCTGGCGTTCCTGCTGCTGTTTACCTACCGCGGCACGCCCTGTCTCTACTACGGCGACGAGGTCGGCATGACCGGCGGCGACGATCCGGATTGCCGGCGACCGATGGTGTGGGACGAGGCCGAACAAAACACCGCGCTGCGGGAGTTCGTACAGCGATTGATTGTACTTCGAGACGACCACCGTCCGCTGCGCCGCGGTCGTATCCGGTTTGATCGAGAACGGACGACGTCGGACCTGCTCGTCTACCGACGGGCCGACGGCGACGAGACGGTGGGAATCGCGATCAATCGCGGCGACGATCAGGCGGTCGTCGAGCCCACCGACGAGCAGTGGGAGACGTTGCTCCGGACCGACGCCGATTCGGGCGGTGTGGACGCTGTTGACGGACGGATAGTAGTCCCGCCCCGCGGCGGAGTCGTCTGGCGATAACTGCCGACAGACCGTCACACTGCCGTTTTCCGATCAGGTTACGGAGCGAAAAGGCGGGCCCAAGAGCCGCCGATACGACGGTCGGGAGGCGACGAAAGGGGAGCGCCCGCTCGCTGTCAGCTTCGGAAGTCGTACGAGGGCGTATCGACGACGCCGTTCGGATCGGCGGACGTAGTGAACGTCCGATTATCGCCGCTTTCCCACGTTACGGTTCCGTCGTCAGCGATTTTGATGAACTTGAACTCGAGCGTCGTGTCGGTCGGCACGCTCGCTGGGAGGAACCAGTCGGGGTACTCCGGCGCGTGGAACGCCTCCGTGGCTTCTGTCGGTTCCCAGTTCCCGAGTTCCGCGATCGGCACTCGGTCGGCAGACAGGCACCGAGTCTGACTGCTGTCATACGCTACGAAATATTACATCCTAAATTAGCGAATTTAGAAAGAGTTATCTGACATCTTTCCATGGGTATGATCATAGATGGCACAGATTCGGCTGGAGAACCTTCGGAAGGAATACGGCAGGGAGGAGATCGTCGCCGTCGACGACCTGTCTCTCGATATCGAGGACGGGGAGTTCGTAACGGTAGTCGGACCGTCCGGATGCGGAAAGACGACGACGTTACGGATGATCGCCGGTTTGGAGCAACCGACTGACGGGTCGGTGTACATCGGGGACGAAGACGTCACCGACGTCCATGCGAAGAACCGCGACATCGCGATGGTGTTCCAGAACTACGCGCTCTACCCGCACAAGACGGTTTACGAAAACATGGCGTTCGGTCTTCGGATGAGCACCGATCTCTCGGAAAGCGAACGGCGCACTCGAGTCGAGGAGACCGCCGAGATGATGGACATCGACCACCTGCTCGAGGACACGCCGGACGAACTCTCGGGCGGACAGAAACAGCGCGTCGCGCTCGGACGGGCGATCGTGCGCGAGCCCGACGCCTTCCTGTTCGACGAACCGCTCTCGAATCTCGACGCGAAGCTCCGAACCAGCATGCGGACCGAGATTCAGCGTATTCAGAACGAACTGGACGTCACTTCGGTCTA
The DNA window shown above is from Halopiger xanaduensis SH-6 and carries:
- a CDS encoding glycoside hydrolase family 13 protein, whose translation is MAIHREGVHHRSKSSYAYAYDEETVHVRLRTMRGDVAECTLLHGDKFDWPDSATRTRMERIGRDERFDYWQVSVRPPRRRLCYAFHLSDGDESLWVTEWGFESKPLSELPTAGERRPLHYFEYPFLHPTDVHDPPEWVSDAVFYQIFPERFANGDPERSPESVEEWGGEPTLDNFFGGDLQGIIDNLDYLEDLGVSALYLTPIFESRSNHKYNTTDYTSVDPHFGDEETLRQLTEQAHDRGIRVMLDAVFNHCGREFEPFQDVVENGRESEYADWFHVHEFPIEFEPRPNYDTFGFEAYMPKLNTENPEVKEYLLDVAAYWVDEIGIDGWRLDVADEVDHAFWRELREEVKAIDPDVYILGEIWHDSRAWLRGDQFDAVMNYPFSYAVIDFLIERDLDAGEFADKATRFLGRYPEQVNEVLFNLLGSHDTPRLLYRCDGDERLLRLAFLLLFTYRGTPCLYYGDEVGMTGGDDPDCRRPMVWDEAEQNTALREFVQRLIVLRDDHRPLRRGRIRFDRERTTSDLLVYRRADGDETVGIAINRGDDQAVVEPTDEQWETLLRTDADSGGVDAVDGRIVVPPRGGVVWR
- a CDS encoding carbohydrate-binding module family 20 domain-containing protein; this encodes MPIAELGNWEPTEATEAFHAPEYPDWFLPASVPTDTTLEFKFIKIADDGTVTWESGDNRTFTTSADPNGVVDTPSYDFRS
- a CDS encoding ABC transporter ATP-binding protein; translated protein: MAQIRLENLRKEYGREEIVAVDDLSLDIEDGEFVTVVGPSGCGKTTTLRMIAGLEQPTDGSVYIGDEDVTDVHAKNRDIAMVFQNYALYPHKTVYENMAFGLRMSTDLSESERRTRVEETAEMMDIDHLLEDTPDELSGGQKQRVALGRAIVREPDAFLFDEPLSNLDAKLRTSMRTEIQRIQNELDVTSVYVTHDQEEAMTMGDRIVILNNGELQQVGEPTEVYDNPVNEFVAGFIGSPSMNFFDVDVTTRGDRIVLGDPDSGFEFELSSEYVTDHADELEANQYTLGIRPENVNVVESAAEGVVKGTVEVVEPIGSDNYLYMDLAEDFIARVDSSIEPDVGERVALTFDESDIHLFEPETGIDVFATERDRTVVAA